A region of Drosophila suzukii chromosome 2L, CBGP_Dsuzu_IsoJpt1.0, whole genome shotgun sequence DNA encodes the following proteins:
- the LOC108019829 gene encoding uncharacterized protein isoform X3, translating to MDIALRGTNTASSTSTTGTGLHHAVSLGNIEVSTKTTYSSHMDRSYDSEDEHTGRRRLRHTLSTELQPRTSVYSRGDIREQYCLTDRQLHSIEQRPRRERFFGCLSRRGQTQSGSFLGGCVGRRVPSDENLAAYAPFEKYPRYQNNYTDTHELESSYFRRQPASILSTGKSGEADLGGRYTWIGQQQVPQVTNNNSDYQSDHSSYHCPTYATMPTTHHQHHHQQQGGNVRTKHVSFARSHTLTSFDNVNAGFRSSGRMKTARSQERLIGGKKPIIATGSMYETLQPPLQGQQMQQSSTLPKTWLPPPVQLQPCQHHHAPIHLHQNIPDNMVGLIIPQPLPLALPLPSPEVLIVEKKFRNAMKTQATQTDAAARRQGQVGYNTQVLALSPRPPHRIKVVSQGAQTNGLQNGKKLTKSLSEIPNGKEIPLHHYQQGSIYPHEMIYRTQSQDVTPLQTLSDAQNNIMYYKPPPPLLDAHSYGLGMEHLSRTRPSPSEQSVEYVNVNAAAVALNESFDYESNSLPRRACTSHTDFFSNSLPRRQDVCKHVTECSELIADSVPLDFSQSHLLPPPSEYCKNDDDVEVEEYYDEEEDHPHETESYSSEVCMEQAAQHRRMSMLPQMIDSPFRRDDLRRQSMPVYGQTEKLIDGFGPRSSFRRRDKVSCFPDEPQPEVRDEQEIFIDFKPHISPKPSPKLQLKHRKQHKAEIAMRKMQQQRMAQAAALTLPKLKPQPVEVEVRKVELEPSDEEEDEEEPSEAEEEPEEEEIDEDEQKLETDHQEDEEPLYENITPCGCRVDPQPDLDQDIQDKRSQFRKRSVSLDDDYETKASGTPTPGLRLPSTPASPCRDELLANVSTYPSSDSLANDNTRDHSDGIWNESQVTVLTAEQRDISDGSYSSNLLLTPSSKRKNLLLQHQQRSSVDTDALDFEEQSPTYGLQTLPKIIKTPTPTASRPASTQPIMPPPAIAVTPSSNQIPDSSISSPLPKRSMVARGSVPDARQLMFMGGAAKQRHSDASFLPMGATDYARSADISECSTNTDEYATCTDTSKRTPGIKTPPTTTSSSSTTQVPVSTQSSQLEKTHAGSSFESASSLYSMREEVLQHDEREKDKDKAPLSKAQLKSPIGSVAELTRKSPSHSISSTTSSGSCPVSGAAIKSPAKESQPQTVASSGTTQVKVSSAESIPPGTGTVTGTKPKPDSISEDERSEVRYSSSGYYESPHDEDDGEQVIRSKARRMRQEDERKRRKTSMKLDIEKENMRALTSPIKKPSGSSKVTSPEQQIAGPLDNGSSPSKMKRFRPKIRRQLRKSSREDVLAAAAVRRSRATPTIFGLSSGSGDTELLLDASMSTGAQTGITTSALAGALAGTCTTTTVMTSASSTTSKFPTSESLTTEAVVIPLTVKKPHSCATPTSLLSPKLPTTTTTTGTQSKSTSDTFQLKAKSIESLRSVSPGSDSVFYSEADGNVASGEQSHCHHCGKEMEGKQQSNTISELAGDSVESIPYIEQDIVKPPSDFADSPVTTKTTQRLYKKMDKRFRSEERYHGERGRHYKTRQENIRAKSEERGRVPSLPNTPVLRPAGSSPCVLPDINTEQNQHIIYKGHYDAGRYTRLTDDDLWTQLDHQCFDRSRERRASTESEKGFHAKYQVILHRLVQRRCTLEMYHRQKNNSFRVDKTVVVKSDSGEFGFRIHGSKPVVVAAIEPETPAESSGLEVGDIIISVNGVQVLDKHHTEVVKIAHDGCEKLELQVARTIGVLMHEQLEPPSQPIFSGYLWRQSGQAKGAPNSKKWVRRWFSLRPDNCLYYYKTEDDSQPVGAMIMAKHTVDLCPVDVGKPFAFKVDAGEGIPMYVAADSDELANRWLQLLRQAASQDNQWLDKSARCLYQSPTNIQRPDCFGYLLKLGSRWCGWSKRYCVLKDACLYFYQDANSKSAFGMACLHGYKVASMSANASGKKNSFEIIPPETKLRHYFFCTESEMDKKRWISALEYSIDRWIKSG from the exons ATGGATATTGCCTTGCGTGGCACAAACACAGCATCATCAACATCAACGACTGGAACTG GTCTGCATCATGCTGTGTCACTGGGCAACATTGAGGTCTCCACCAAG ACCACCTACTCCAGCCACATGGATCGCAGCTACGACTCCGAAGACGAACACACTGGTCGCCGAAGACTTCGCCACACACTCTCCACCGAGTTGCAGCCTCGCACTTCAGTCTACTCACGCGGAGATATTAGGGAACAG TACTGCCTCACAGATCGCCAGCTGCACAGCATAGAGCAGCGTCCTAGGCGGGAACGATTTTTTGGCTGCCTTTCGCGTCGTGGTCAAACGCAGTCGGGCAGTTTTTTGGGCGGCTGTGTGGGTCGCCGGGTGCCCTCCGATGAGAATCTGGCCGCCTACGCACCATTTGAAAAGTATCCACG CTACCAGAACAACTACACAGACACACACGAATTGGAAAGTTCCTATTTTCGCCGTCAGCCGGCTTCCATTTTGAGCACTGGTAAATCGGGTGAAGCGGACCTGGGAGGCCGTTACACCTGGATTGGCCAGCAGCAGGTGCCACAGGTGACCAACAACAACTCCGACTACCAATCGGACCACAG CTCGTATCACTGCCCCACTTACGCCACGATGCCAACCACTcaccaccagcaccaccaccaacagCAGGGCGGAAATGTGAG AACAAAGCACGTGAGCTTCGCCAGGTCCCACACACTCACCAGCTTCGATAATGTGAATGCCGGATTTCGATCCTCGGGGCGAATGAAAACCGCCCGAAGTCAGGAGCGATTAATTGGCGGCAAGAAGCCCATTATCGCCACGGGCTCAATGTACGAAACCCTGCAGCCCCCTCTTCAGGGCCAGCAGATGCAACAGAGCTCCACCCTGCCGAAAACCTGGCTGCCACCTCCAGTTCAACTGCAGCCCTGCCAGCACCACCATGCCCCCATTCACCTGCACCAAAATATTCCAG ACAACATGGTTGGCCTGATCATACCACAGCCCCTGCCTTTGGCTCTTCCACTGCCCAGCCCGGAAGTTCTCATCGTGGAGAAGAAGTTCCGCAACGCCATGAAGACGCAGGCCACTCAAACGGATGCAGCTGCCCGGCGACAGGGTCAAGTTGGCTATAATACCCAGGTATTGGCCCTAAGTCCCCGGCCACCCCATCGTATTAAAGTGGTCTCCCAGGGGGCTCAAACGAATGGCCTACAAAATGGCAAGAAACTCACGAAGAGCCTCTCTGAAATACCCAATGGAAAGGAAATTCCATTGCATCATTATCAACAAGG ATCGATTTACCCCCACGAGATGATCTACCGCACTCAGTCGCAGGACGTGACCCCTCTGCAGACCCTCTCGGATGCCCAGAACAACATCATGTACTACAAACCGCCGCCCCCCTTGCTGGATGCCCACAGCTATGGCCTGGGAATGGAGCACCTGAGCAGGACTCGACCCTCGCCCTCTGAACAGAGTGTGGAGTATGTGAATGTGAATGCCGCGGCGGTGGCCCTGAACGAAAGTTTCGACTACGAGAGCAACAGTTTGCCTCGACGAGCGTGTACCTCGCACACGGATTTCTTTTCGAACAGTTTGCCCAGGAGACAGGATGTGTGCAAACATGTTACGGAGTGCTCGGAACTGATAGCCGATAGTGTTCCCTTGGACTTTAGCCAATCGCATTTATTGCCGCCACCCAGTGAATACTGCAAGAACGACGACGATGTGGAGGTGGAGGAGTACtacgacgaggaggaggaccaTCCCCACGAAACGGAGAGCTACAGTTCGGAGGTCTGCATGGAGCAGGCGGCCCAACATCGCCGAATGTCCATGCTGCCCCAGATGATTGACTCCCCATTTCGTCGCGATGATTTGAGACGCCAGTCGATGCCTGTTTATGGACAAACAGAGAAACTCATTGACGGCTTCGGACCGAGGAGCTCTTTTCGCAGACGCGACAAGGTCAGCTGCTTTCCCGACGAGCCGCAGCCGGAAGTTCGAGATGAGCAGGAGATCTTCATAGATTTCAAGCCACACATCTCACCCAAACCAAGTCCCAAGTTGCAGCTGAAGCACCGGAAGCAGCACAAGGCGGAAATCGCCATGAGGAagatgcagcagcagcggaTGGCACAGGCGGCTGCCTTGACCCTGCCCAAATTAAAGCCACAGCCAGTCGAAGTTGAGGTTAGAAAAGTTGAACTTGAGCCCAGCGATGAGGAAGAGGACGAGGAGGAGCCCTCCGAGGCGGAAGAGGAGCCCGAAGAGGAGGAGATCGATGAGGATGAGCAGAAGCTGGAGACGGATCACCAGGAGGACGAGGAGCCGCTGTACGAGAACATAACTCCCTGCGGTTGTCGGGTGGATCCCCAGCCAGATCTGGATCAGGATATCCAGGACAAGCGCTCTCAGTTCCGCAAGCGCTCCGTGAGTTTGGATGACGACTACGAGACCAAGGCCTCGGGAACTCCCACTCCTGGCCTGCGACTTCCATCCACCCCAGCCAGTCCTTGTCGCGATGAACTGCTGGCCAACGTCTCAACTTATCCCTCCTCAGACTCGCTGGCCAATGACAATACACGCGATCATTCCGATGGCATCTGGAATGAGTCGCAGGTTACTGTCTTGACGGCTGAACAGCGCGATATATCCGATGGATCTTATAGCTCCAATTTGCTATTGACTCCCTCTTCCAAGAGAAAGAACCTGCTGCTGCAGCACCAGCAGAGAAGCTCGGTGGACACCGATGCCCTGGATTTCGAAGAACAA AGCCCCACCTATGGCCTACAAACACTGCCGAAGATCATCAAGACTCCAACACCAACTGCATCGAGGCCAGCTTCCACTCAACCCATAATGCCGCCACCAGCAATTGCCGTGACCCCATCTTCAAATCAGATTCCGGACTCATCTATAAGTTCGCCACTGCCTAAGAGGAGCATGGTGGCCAGGGGATCCGTTCCAGACGCCCGCCAGCTCATGTTCATGGGTGGAGCCGCCAAACAAAG ACACTCGGATGCCTCGTTCCTGCCCATGGGCGCCACCGATTACGCCAGGAGTGCGGATATCTCAGAGTGCAGTACGAATACAGATGAGTATGCCACCTGCACGGACACCTCGAAACGCACACCAGGTATTAAGACTCCGCCGACAACGACCAGTTCATCGTCGACCACACAAGTGCCAG TTTCCACCCAGAGCTCGCAGTTAGAGAAGACCCATGCCGGCAGTTCCTTCGAAAGCGCTAGTTCTCTGTATTCCATGAGGGAGGAAGTACTGCAGCACGACGAGAGGGAGAAAGATAAGGATAAGGCTCCGCTTTCCAAGGCCCAATTGAAGTCCCCCATTGGTTCGGTGGCTGAGCTGACCAGGAAATCACCATCGCACTCCATAAGTAGCACCACCTCTTCGGGCAGTTGTCCTGTCTCGGGAGCAGCTATCAAATCACCTGCCAAGGAAAGTCAGCCACAAACGGTTGCCAGTTCGGGAACGACACAAGTGAAAGTGAGCTCAGCTGAAAGTATTCCTCCTGGAACTGGAACTGTTACTGGAACCAAGCCCAAGCCCGATTCCATATCCGAGGATGAGCGGAGCGAAGTGCGTTACTCCTCCTCCGGTTATTACGAGAGTCCTCACGACGAAGATGATGGAGAGCAGGTGATACGAAGCAAAGCACGCCGCATGAGACAGGAAGACGAGAGGAAGAGGCGCAAGACTAGCATGAAACTGGACATTGAGAAGGAAAACATGCGGGCCCTAACGAGTCCCATTAAAAAACCCTCGGGATCTAGCAAAGTCACATCGCCAGAGCAACAGATTGCGGGACCACTGGACAACGGGAGCAGTCCCAGCAAGATGAAACGCTTCCGTCCCAAGATACGAAGGCAGCTGAGAAAGAGTTCACGGGAGGATGTTCTGGCGGCGGCAGCGGTGCGAAGGAgtcgtgccacgcccactatttTTGGTCTAAGCAGCGGAAGTGGGGATACAGAGCTCCTGCTAGATGCCAGCATGTCTACTGGCGCCCAAACAGGAATTACCACTAGCGCCCTAGCAGGGGCCTTAGCCGGGACATGCACCACCACAACCGTTATGACGTCTGCTTCTTCCACTACATCGAAGTTTCCAACATCGGAGTCATTAACCACAGAGGCAGTAGTTATTCCGTTGACGGTGAAGAAACCCCATAGTTGCGCCACGCCCACATCCCTGCTGTCGCCCAAACTGcccacaacaacaactactACCGGTACCCAGTCGAAGTCCACATCGGACACCTTTCAACTCAAAGCCAAATCCATCGAATCCCTGCGATCCGTGTCACCAGGTTCCGATTCCGTGTTCTATAGCGAAGCAGACGGCAATGTCGCCAGTGGAGAACAGAGTCACTGTCACCATTGCGGCAAGGAAATGGAGGGCAAGCAGCAGAGCAACACCATCAGCGAACTCGCCGGTGATTCGGTGGAATCGATACCCTACATCGAACAGGATATTGTAAAGCCGCCATCGGACTTTGCCGACTCCCCGGTGACCACCAAGACCACGCAGCGGCTATACAAGAAAATGGACAAGCGATTCCGATCCGAGGAGCGATATCACGGCGAAAGGGGCCGGCACTACAAGACCAGGCAGGAGAACATCAGGGCAAAG AGCGAGGAGCGTGGACGCGTCCCCAGTTTGCCCAATACTCCCGTATTGCGTCCTGCCGGCTCCAGTCCCTGTGTTTTACCGGATATCAACACAGAACAGAACCAGCACATCATCTACAAAGGACATTATGACGCAGGTCGCTATACTCGACTTACTGATGATGACTTGTGGACTCAGCTGGACCATCAGTGTTTCG ATCGTTCCAGGGAACGTCGAGCTTCAACGGAGTCCGAGAAGGGCTTCCACGCCAAATACCAAGTGATCCTGCATCGTCTCGTCCAGCGACGTTGTACCCTGGAAATGTATCACCGCCAGAAGAACAACAGCTTTC GCGTGGATAAAACCGTGGTGGTCAAGAGCGATTCCGGTGAGTTTGGCTTCCGTATCCACGGTTCCAAGCCCGTGGTAGTGGCTGCCATTGAACCGGAGACTCCGGCGGAGAGTTCTGGCCTGGAGGTGGGCGACATCATAATCTCCGTGAACGGAGTCCAAGTGCTGGACAAACACCACACCGAGGTGGTCAAGATCGCACACGATGGCTGCGAAAAGCTGGAACTTCAGGTGGCCCGGACCATTGGAGTTCTGATGCACGAACAGCTGGAACCACCAAGTCAGCCCATATTCAGTGGATATTTGTGGCGACAGAGCGGACAGGCCAAGGGAGCCCCGAATTCAAAGAAATGGGTGCGACGCTGGTTCTCCCTGAGGCCCGACAATTGCCTGTACTACTACAAAACGGAAGAT GACTCCCAGCCCGTTGGCGCCATGATAATGGCCAAGCACACGGTGGACCTGTGTCCTGTGGATGTGGGCAAGCCTTTCGCCTTCAAAGTGGATGCCGGTGAGGGTATTCCCATGTATGTGGCCGCCGATTCCGATGAGTTGGCCAACAGGTGGCTCCAGCTACTCAGACAAGCGGCCTCCCAGGACAACCAGTGGCTGGACAAAAG TGCCCGGTGTTTGTACCAGAGTCCCACCAACATTCAGAGGCCCGATTGCTTTGGCTACCTACTCAAATTGGGCTCAAGGTGGTGCGGATGGTCGAAACGCTATTGCGTTCTTAAGGATGCCTGCCTCTATTTTTACCAAGATGCAAATAGCAAGAGTGCATTCG GCATGGCCTGCTTGCACGGCTACAAAGTGGCCTCAATGTCCGCCAATGCATCCGGCAAGAAGAACTCGTTCGAGATAATACCACCAGAAACGAAATTGCGTCATTATTTTTTCTGCACCGAAAGCGAAATGGATAAGAAGCG CTGGATATCCGCACTGGAATACTCCATTGACCGCTGGATAAAGTCCGGGTAA